Proteins from a genomic interval of Gordonia sp. SL306:
- a CDS encoding monooxygenase, with protein sequence MRIWGVERVLPALARVARTRSAMRGLPGLGFGKIMGTGSARTFTPRDADLHHWALLTVCTDASAAESASTGVIRSWDSACSERLHVTMRPLASRGRWARQEPFGPQTELAHHPWTGPVAAITRARLRPTRAMSFWRAVPPVVDELDRSPGLRMALGIGEAPIGLQGTFSVWDSSDDLTGFAYRSPRHRAVVRRTDPARWYAEELFTRLAVTDISGTYRGQRP encoded by the coding sequence ATGCGGATCTGGGGTGTGGAGCGCGTACTGCCCGCGCTGGCCCGGGTGGCGCGCACCCGGTCGGCGATGCGAGGTCTCCCCGGACTCGGATTCGGGAAGATCATGGGTACGGGATCGGCGCGCACCTTCACGCCGCGCGACGCCGATCTGCACCACTGGGCGCTGTTGACGGTGTGCACGGACGCTTCCGCCGCCGAGTCGGCATCGACCGGGGTCATCCGATCCTGGGACTCGGCGTGTTCCGAGCGGCTGCACGTGACGATGCGCCCGCTCGCCTCCCGTGGCCGTTGGGCACGCCAGGAGCCTTTCGGCCCGCAGACGGAGCTCGCCCACCACCCTTGGACGGGACCGGTTGCCGCGATCACCCGGGCGCGTCTGCGCCCGACGCGGGCGATGTCGTTCTGGCGAGCTGTCCCACCCGTCGTCGACGAGCTCGATCGCTCGCCTGGCCTCCGGATGGCACTGGGAATCGGCGAGGCGCCCATCGGATTACAGGGCACCTTCTCGGTGTGGGATTCGAGCGACGACCTCACCGGATTCGCCTACCGCTCACCCCGACATCGTGCCGTCGTGCGGCGTACCGACCCCGCCCGCTGGTACGCGGAGGAATTGTTCACGCGACTCGCGGTGACCGACATCAGTGGAACCTATCGGGGCCAGAGGCCATGA